The proteins below come from a single uncultured Flavobacterium sp. genomic window:
- a CDS encoding prolyl oligopeptidase family serine peptidase, producing MKKNIAFLALSLSGIMSAQSPILAPSIPKTDVYHGIEIVDDYRNLENLKDPDVIKWMEIETKYSESILKNIPKRNDLLQRMLNIDKKSEFIYGAINITTDDGYFYNKMRSGDNYRKLYYKKGLNGREQLLFDPGNFKPESKKKYVISYYKPATDGSKVVIALTEGGKEIAEVIIYDVLKNKMLPEIITNTWPSGIGGISWLPDNSGIVFVHIPNIDSKSSDFIMNTQSVVYKIGSNPNTIKDIFSKAKNPELKLNKEDFPVVKIRQKFNNYIFGRIGGVSSYQDNYYAKVTDIYKDDIIWKPFYKKEDKIQTSIINGNDIIFVSEKNNKSQFYKTSLISPNFSEAEVLIPQIKDEIIDDVVKTKDGLFFTTVKNGVVANFYFYNGRDYKKIKLPTPSGKIYMQTISEDVSDIWISCSGWTQDRKRYKYDIKTDTLKPEDFRDEPDYPEYKDIVVEEIEIKTHDGLDLPLTIIYKKGLNKNGKNRVIMDGYGSYGDSNEAYFNPYSLLWVADGGILAYAHVRGGGEKGDQWHKGGFKETKPNTWKDFITSAEYLIKEKYTSSEYLGVEGASAGGILIGRAITERPDLFKAAVINVGSLNMVRSEIAPNGPNNVKEFGTVANKEEFKALLEMDAFHHIKKGIKYPATLITTGMNDPRVTAWEPAKFAAKLQANNSGNNPTLLNVDQESGHGGDVSSDKLYDKLADSYAFFYWQLGHPDYSIKKK from the coding sequence AATCTTGAAAAATATTCCTAAAAGAAATGATTTACTGCAGAGAATGTTAAACATAGATAAGAAGTCTGAATTTATTTATGGTGCTATAAATATAACTACAGATGATGGATATTTTTATAACAAAATGCGTAGTGGCGATAACTATCGAAAACTGTATTATAAAAAAGGCCTTAATGGTAGAGAACAATTACTTTTTGATCCCGGGAATTTTAAACCTGAAAGCAAAAAAAAATATGTAATAAGTTATTATAAACCTGCTACAGACGGCTCTAAAGTTGTTATTGCACTTACCGAAGGAGGAAAAGAAATTGCCGAAGTTATTATTTATGATGTCCTGAAAAACAAAATGCTACCGGAAATCATCACCAATACCTGGCCAAGCGGAATAGGTGGTATAAGCTGGTTACCTGACAATTCGGGGATTGTTTTTGTTCATATTCCAAATATTGACTCGAAATCCAGTGATTTTATTATGAACACACAATCTGTTGTTTATAAAATTGGAAGTAATCCTAATACAATAAAAGATATTTTTTCAAAAGCAAAAAACCCGGAATTAAAACTAAATAAAGAAGATTTTCCTGTTGTTAAAATCCGTCAAAAATTCAACAATTATATCTTTGGCCGTATTGGCGGAGTTTCTTCCTATCAGGATAATTATTACGCAAAGGTGACTGATATTTATAAGGATGACATAATTTGGAAACCTTTTTATAAAAAAGAAGATAAAATTCAAACTTCTATAATCAACGGAAATGATATCATATTTGTTTCTGAGAAAAATAACAAAAGTCAATTCTATAAAACATCACTTATATCTCCTAATTTTTCAGAAGCAGAAGTTTTAATTCCGCAAATAAAAGATGAAATAATAGATGATGTTGTAAAAACAAAAGACGGACTTTTCTTTACAACAGTAAAAAATGGAGTCGTTGCAAATTTTTACTTTTATAACGGACGAGATTATAAAAAAATTAAATTACCAACACCTTCCGGTAAGATTTACATGCAAACAATAAGTGAAGATGTATCTGATATCTGGATTTCTTGTTCCGGGTGGACTCAGGATAGAAAAAGATACAAGTACGATATTAAAACTGATACCTTAAAACCTGAAGATTTTCGTGATGAGCCAGATTATCCAGAATATAAAGATATAGTTGTAGAAGAAATAGAAATAAAAACACATGATGGATTAGATTTACCACTAACAATTATTTATAAAAAAGGATTGAATAAAAATGGTAAAAACAGAGTAATCATGGATGGATACGGCTCCTATGGCGACTCTAATGAGGCTTATTTTAATCCATATAGTTTGTTGTGGGTTGCAGATGGAGGTATTTTGGCATATGCACATGTTAGAGGTGGTGGAGAAAAAGGTGATCAATGGCATAAAGGAGGTTTTAAGGAAACAAAGCCAAATACATGGAAAGATTTTATTACGAGTGCCGAATATTTAATTAAGGAAAAATATACTTCTTCTGAATATTTAGGAGTAGAAGGTGCAAGTGCAGGTGGTATCTTGATAGGCAGAGCTATTACAGAAAGACCTGATTTATTTAAAGCAGCAGTTATTAATGTAGGATCATTAAATATGGTACGTTCTGAAATAGCACCTAACGGACCAAATAACGTAAAAGAATTTGGAACTGTTGCAAACAAAGAAGAGTTTAAAGCACTACTTGAAATGGATGCTTTTCATCATATAAAAAAAGGAATCAAATATCCCGCAACTTTGATTACTACTGGCATGAATGATCCACGTGTAACAGCTTGGGAACCTGCAAAATTTGCAGCCAAACTTCAAGCTAATAACTCAGGTAATAATCCTACACTCTTAAATGTAGATCAGGAAAGTGGTCATGGTGGAGATGTATCTTCTGATAAATTGTATGATAAACTTGCTGATTCTTATGCATTTTTTTATTGGCAACTAGGACATCCTGATTATAGTATAAAGAAGAAATAA
- a CDS encoding lantibiotic dehydratase family protein: MQTFKIQHFSEYVLRTPLFPISLYLDFSKNYAQEKAITIYKKPLIKEALNLTSPELVQELDKWVDNYICSFDEKKPNVEFTFLKYIARMSSRCTPFGLFAGCSVGKIDTETNIVLDFPEKHKRFTQFDMQFWVALLQNIAKRKTAIFHLKYFPNSSIYEFGGFYRYIEYKYIKTKREHSITSLRKSDALKDIMLKAKSGLTVNEIVSVLADNDSEKEEALEFIIHLIDFQFLVSEIDAAVTGNNEFDRVLSILKNIPDLKKEYQFIENLNKQILDLDTSLIPTENQYRKIKENILKEGFEYDEKYLFQTDLTTTTRANSLNATIAKKGTKGLYFLNGIQPKKESNNLKAFIKAFSKRYESQEMPLMAILDTESGLGYPVNHEMNDLHEILEDFSFKEKKNKNENQTWTSYDSILEKKLQECLSKNQGKIELSESDFPDFDASFDHAPVTFSALIEIYNNEKLVIESSGNISAAKFLGRFCNGNPEIHKLTKEIIQKEQNYHHDKILAEIVHIPQSRTGNILRRPVLRNYEIAYLANSGVDKGNLIDLNDLFVSVRNDKIILRSKKLDKEVIPCLSNAHNFYNNSLPVYHFLCDLQAQNTKPIFSFNWGILESHYNYFPRVEYKEIILSKAKWIISKKDMTPFFKLSGKSLFEVFSNWRINKNIPCLVNWVNSDNTLLLDFQTEIGIQLFLKSAQNKDKIILEEFLFTEESIVKNSTGEGFSNQFIISFFKEQS; encoded by the coding sequence ATGCAAACATTTAAAATTCAGCATTTTTCAGAGTATGTTTTACGAACACCTTTATTTCCGATATCCCTTTATTTAGATTTTTCAAAAAATTACGCTCAGGAAAAGGCAATTACTATATACAAAAAACCTTTAATTAAAGAAGCTCTTAACCTGACTTCACCAGAACTCGTTCAGGAGCTTGATAAATGGGTGGATAACTATATTTGTTCCTTTGATGAAAAGAAACCAAATGTAGAATTTACTTTCCTCAAATACATTGCAAGAATGTCTTCGAGGTGTACTCCTTTTGGGTTGTTTGCCGGATGTTCTGTTGGGAAAATAGATACTGAAACTAATATAGTCTTAGATTTTCCTGAAAAGCACAAACGGTTTACTCAGTTTGATATGCAATTCTGGGTAGCGTTACTTCAAAATATTGCTAAACGAAAAACAGCAATTTTTCACTTAAAATATTTTCCTAATTCTTCTATTTATGAATTTGGTGGTTTTTACAGATATATCGAATACAAATACATAAAAACAAAGCGCGAACATAGTATAACATCCTTACGAAAATCTGACGCATTAAAAGATATAATGCTCAAAGCAAAATCAGGATTAACCGTAAACGAAATAGTTTCTGTTTTAGCAGACAATGATTCTGAAAAAGAAGAAGCTCTTGAGTTTATTATCCACCTTATAGACTTCCAGTTTTTAGTAAGCGAAATAGATGCTGCTGTAACTGGCAATAATGAATTTGACAGGGTTTTATCCATTTTAAAAAATATTCCAGATCTAAAAAAAGAATATCAATTTATAGAAAACTTAAATAAACAAATTTTAGATTTAGATACTTCTTTAATTCCAACAGAAAACCAATACAGAAAAATCAAAGAAAACATTCTGAAAGAAGGATTTGAATATGATGAAAAATATCTTTTTCAAACCGATTTAACTACAACTACCAGAGCAAATAGTTTAAATGCAACTATTGCAAAAAAAGGAACTAAGGGTCTCTATTTTTTAAATGGTATACAACCTAAAAAAGAATCTAATAATCTTAAGGCATTTATTAAAGCATTCTCTAAAAGGTATGAATCACAAGAAATGCCGCTTATGGCTATTTTAGATACAGAATCAGGATTAGGTTATCCAGTAAATCATGAGATGAATGATTTGCACGAAATACTGGAAGATTTTTCTTTTAAAGAGAAAAAAAATAAAAACGAAAACCAAACTTGGACTTCCTATGATTCAATTTTAGAAAAAAAACTTCAGGAATGTCTTTCAAAAAATCAAGGAAAAATAGAATTATCGGAAAGTGATTTTCCTGATTTTGATGCTAGTTTTGATCATGCTCCAGTCACATTTTCAGCACTAATTGAAATTTACAATAATGAAAAGTTAGTAATTGAATCTTCAGGAAATATAAGCGCAGCAAAATTTTTGGGGAGATTTTGCAATGGAAATCCTGAGATTCATAAGCTAACCAAAGAAATTATTCAAAAAGAACAAAACTATCATCATGATAAAATTTTAGCCGAAATTGTTCATATTCCACAATCCCGAACGGGAAATATTTTGCGAAGACCTGTTTTAAGAAATTATGAAATTGCATATTTAGCAAATTCAGGTGTTGATAAGGGAAATTTAATTGATTTGAATGATTTATTTGTGTCTGTCAGAAACGATAAAATTATATTGCGTTCTAAAAAACTCGATAAAGAAGTCATTCCTTGCCTGTCAAACGCTCACAACTTTTATAACAATTCATTACCTGTATATCATTTTTTATGCGATTTACAGGCACAAAATACAAAGCCAATATTTAGTTTTAATTGGGGAATTTTAGAATCACATTATAACTATTTCCCAAGAGTAGAATACAAAGAAATTATACTCTCTAAAGCCAAATGGATTATTTCTAAAAAAGATATGACACCGTTTTTTAAACTAAGCGGCAAAAGTTTGTTTGAAGTATTCTCAAATTGGAGAATAAATAAAAACATTCCTTGTCTCGTTAATTGGGTTAATTCTGACAACACTTTACTATTAGATTTTCAAACAGAAATTGGAATTCAATTGTTTTTAAAGTCGGCTCAAAATAAAGACAAAATAATTTTAGAAGAATTTCTATTTACTGAAGAATCTATTGTGAAAAACAGTACGGGAGAAGGTTTTAGCAATCAATTTATAATATCATTTTTTAAAGAGCAGTCATAA
- a CDS encoding thiopeptide-type bacteriocin biosynthesis protein has protein sequence MQRNFCLGSEWLYYKIYTGVQTTDLTLLEKLYPVILQLKKRKIIQKWFFIRYKDNDTHFRIRFLIENKKDLSKVINMLCPVINDLLQENLAWKIQTDTYKRELERYGETTIENSEFLFWKDSEMMIQYLSLKKTFPKKEMALLFSFCSIDSFLNSFSLSNLEKYNLINSLQHSFKEEFEADKILKKELDKKYRELSNELKCFLTGETKKDFPDFFEIIEEKQNQIAEKILETKNVIQISIYDFLASHIHMMINRQYTSKQRMYELIIYDHLYRYYKTINYKR, from the coding sequence ATGCAAAGAAATTTTTGTTTAGGAAGTGAGTGGCTGTATTATAAAATTTATACTGGAGTTCAAACAACAGATCTTACTTTACTTGAAAAATTGTATCCTGTTATTTTACAATTAAAAAAAAGAAAAATCATCCAAAAATGGTTCTTCATTCGATACAAGGATAATGATACACATTTTAGAATTCGGTTTTTAATAGAAAACAAAAAGGATTTATCAAAAGTGATTAATATGCTATGTCCTGTTATAAATGATTTACTTCAGGAAAATTTAGCATGGAAAATTCAAACAGATACTTATAAAAGAGAACTGGAAAGATATGGTGAAACCACTATCGAAAATTCTGAATTTTTGTTTTGGAAAGATAGCGAAATGATGATTCAATATCTTTCGCTAAAAAAAACATTCCCTAAAAAAGAAATGGCTCTTTTATTTAGTTTTTGCTCAATCGATTCTTTTTTAAACTCATTTTCTTTATCCAATTTAGAGAAGTACAACTTAATAAACAGTTTGCAACATTCTTTTAAGGAAGAATTTGAGGCTGATAAAATATTAAAAAAAGAGCTTGATAAAAAATACAGAGAACTATCTAACGAATTAAAATGTTTTTTAACGGGAGAAACCAAAAAAGATTTTCCTGATTTTTTCGAAATCATTGAAGAAAAACAAAATCAAATCGCAGAAAAAATATTAGAAACAAAAAACGTAATTCAAATCTCTATTTACGATTTTTTAGCAAGTCATATCCATATGATGATTAACCGACAATATACTTCTAAGCAAAGAATGTATGAGCTAATTATTTATGATCATTTATACCGATATTATAAAACTATAAATTATAAAAGATAA
- a CDS encoding T9SS type A sorting domain-containing protein has product MVQSAKNGTGSGLTWSNLSAGTGYYVIGTGAAPTSCTSTSAPANVAQINNPAALLLTGHDFCASAPNTGSITSSTSVSGVSYQLYNSSDAVVQSAKNGTGSGLTWSNLSAGTGYYVIGTGAAPTSCTSTSAPTNVAQINNPAALLLTGHDFCASAPNTGSITSSTSVSGVSYQLYDSSDAVVQSAKNGTGSGLTWSNLSAGTGYYVIGTGAAPTSCTSTSAPANVAQINNPAALLLTGHDFCASAPNTGSITSSTSVSGVSYQLYDSSDAVVQSAKNGTGNGLTWSNLSAGTGYYVIGTGAAPTSCTSTSAPANVVQVTNPTALLLTGHDFCASAPNTGSITSSTSVSGVSYQLYNSSNAVVQSAKNGTGSGLTWSNLSAGTGYYVIGTGAAPTSCTSTSAPANVVQINNPVALLLTGHDFCSSSPNTGSITSSTSVSGVSYQLYNSSDAVVQSAKNGTGSGLTWSNLSAGTGYYVIGTGAAPTSCTSTSAPANVVQNQTPILVITTPTAPCTPGKVNLTVNAVTANSTLPSGTVLTYYNDNNGAVGTQMTNTQAAAVGVGTYWIKATSLANCTDIKSVTIAVNNCGGLIYPTQTTCTSYLNNQPPLDKICFTVTKKGSKSTISNATPGVFFYYATIIAPSNGNLTIEVLQFNTSSPHVKEFAIQQDQVFLFDNNCTKIATGKEAPKGSGQATVTIPNAIKDRTYVISVKYDTKTIISQTAPSADYQSYFISKVNGNVVNSTAGNILVSNCSAPTAPTAVVKTADTIAPTDVTTTSKIKPADFTAYPVPFKDQLTIRYNFDYKSDVKIEVFNALGIMVLTKHDADGYLNKEVLLDLTNAGQEGIYIVKVSTNRGSSTKKVISSR; this is encoded by the coding sequence GTGGTCCAATCCGCCAAAAACGGCACTGGAAGCGGACTTACCTGGAGTAACCTTTCCGCAGGTACCGGCTATTATGTCATTGGAACGGGGGCAGCTCCAACCAGCTGTACTTCGACTAGCGCTCCTGCGAATGTCGCGCAAATCAACAATCCAGCAGCACTCTTGCTAACCGGACATGATTTCTGTGCTTCTGCACCAAATACCGGAAGCATTACCTCTTCCACTTCGGTAAGCGGGGTAAGTTACCAGTTGTATAATTCCTCCGATGCCGTGGTCCAATCCGCCAAAAACGGCACTGGAAGCGGACTTACCTGGAGTAACCTTTCCGCAGGTACCGGCTATTATGTGATCGGAACGGGGGCAGCTCCAACCAGCTGTACTTCAACAAGCGCTCCGACGAATGTCGCGCAAATCAACAATCCAGCGGCACTGTTGCTAACCGGACATGATTTCTGTGCTTCTGCACCAAACACCGGAAGCATCACCTCTTCCACTTCGGTGAGCGGGGTAAGTTACCAGTTGTATGATTCCTCCGATGCCGTGGTCCAATCCGCCAAAAACGGCACTGGAAGCGGACTTACATGGAGTAACCTTTCCGCAGGTACCGGCTATTATGTCATTGGAACGGGGGCAGCTCCAACCAGCTGTACTTCGACTAGCGCTCCTGCGAATGTCGCGCAAATCAACAATCCAGCAGCACTCTTGCTAACCGGACATGATTTCTGTGCTTCTGCACCAAATACCGGAAGCATTACCTCTTCCACTTCGGTAAGCGGGGTAAGTTACCAGTTGTATGATTCCTCCGATGCAGTGGTCCAATCCGCCAAAAACGGCACTGGAAACGGACTTACCTGGAGTAACCTTTCCGCAGGTACCGGCTATTATGTCATTGGAACGGGGGCAGCTCCAACCAGCTGTACTTCGACTAGCGCTCCGGCAAATGTCGTACAGGTAACCAATCCAACGGCGCTGTTGCTAACCGGACATGATTTCTGTGCTTCTGCACCAAACACCGGAAGCATCACCTCTTCCACTTCGGTGAGCGGGGTAAGTTACCAGTTGTATAATTCCTCCAATGCCGTGGTGCAATCCGCCAAAAATGGCACTGGAAGCGGACTTACCTGGAGCAACCTTTCCGCAGGGACTGGCTATTATGTGATTGGCACGGGCGCGGCTCCAACGAGCTGTACTTCGACAAGTGCTCCGGCAAATGTCGTGCAAATCAACAATCCAGTGGCACTGTTGCTAACCGGACATGATTTCTGTTCCTCTTCACCCAATACCGGAAGCATTACCTCTTCCACTTCGGTGAGCGGGGTAAGTTACCAGTTGTATAATTCCTCTGATGCCGTGGTGCAATCCGCCAAAAACGGCACTGGAAGCGGACTTACCTGGAGCAACCTTTCCGCAGGTACTGGCTATTATGTGATTGGCACGGGGGCAGCACCAACGAGCTGTACTTCAACAAGCGCTCCTGCGAATGTCGTGCAGAATCAAACACCTATTTTGGTTATTACAACTCCAACGGCCCCTTGTACTCCAGGAAAAGTAAATCTTACAGTAAACGCAGTAACGGCTAATAGCACATTGCCTTCGGGAACTGTTTTGACTTACTACAATGATAATAATGGAGCAGTAGGTACTCAAATGACAAACACACAAGCAGCTGCTGTTGGTGTAGGAACTTATTGGATTAAAGCAACATCACTTGCAAACTGTACAGATATTAAATCTGTAACAATCGCAGTTAATAACTGTGGCGGATTGATTTATCCAACCCAAACAACCTGTACTAGTTACTTAAACAATCAGCCGCCATTGGATAAAATTTGTTTTACCGTTACTAAAAAGGGTAGTAAATCAACAATTTCAAACGCAACGCCAGGGGTATTCTTCTATTATGCTACGATTATTGCCCCATCAAATGGAAATCTAACTATTGAAGTGCTTCAATTTAACACCTCTAGTCCTCATGTTAAGGAGTTTGCAATTCAGCAAGACCAAGTGTTTCTTTTTGACAACAATTGCACAAAAATTGCCACTGGTAAAGAAGCACCAAAAGGATCTGGACAGGCGACGGTTACAATACCCAATGCAATAAAGGATCGTACCTACGTTATTTCGGTGAAATATGATACTAAGACTATTATTAGTCAAACTGCACCATCAGCAGATTACCAGTCTTATTTTATATCTAAAGTCAACGGAAACGTCGTTAACAGCACTGCAGGAAATATACTTGTCAGTAATTGTTCAGCTCCAACTGCTCCGACAGCAGTTGTTAAAACGGCTGATACCATTGCTCCAACAGATGTAACGACAACGAGTAAAATCAAACCAGCAGATTTTACTGCGTATCCTGTTCCTTTCAAAGACCAACTTACTATTAGATACAATTTTGATTACAAATCTGATGTAAAAATTGAGGTGTTTAATGCACTGGGTATTATGGTGCTTACTAAGCATGATGCCGATGGCTATTTGAACAAAGAGGTTCTTCTAGACCTTACAAATGCAGGTCAAGAGGGAATTTACATTGTGAAAGTATCTACCAATCGAGGTAGTAGTACGAAAAAAGTAATTTCTTCTAGATAA
- a CDS encoding alginate lyase family protein yields the protein MAANTVTLVKHPGMLHTAADFTRMTTNVNAGREPWLSGWNKLVANSHSFPTYVPRPVDTIVRGKAASGAHENYILACRDAAAAYQEALRWKIKGDVACGNNAIKIMNAWASVCKSIDGDSNQCLAAGLQGYQLANAAEIMRNYSGWAPADFTKFKNFLLNVYYPVSYDFLNRHNGTCDTHYWLNWDMSNICTMLAIGILCDDTAKINYAINYYVRNGPGNGYIGRIATHIYSNGMAQPQEAGRDQGHATMEVPLLGTFCIMASNQGVNLMDYNPWNEINPRLLAVSEYIAAYNIDTTKTVPYTTYNNCNNVNQTVIAAAGRGTIRPGWELIYNYYVKQKGKSAPYSTQFATLVRPEGGGGDYGINSGGYDQLGFGTLTFSR from the coding sequence ATGGCAGCAAATACAGTAACTTTGGTGAAACATCCCGGAATGCTTCATACTGCAGCCGATTTTACACGGATGACCACCAATGTGAATGCAGGCCGTGAACCCTGGTTGTCGGGATGGAATAAATTGGTGGCAAACAGCCATTCATTTCCAACCTATGTACCAAGGCCAGTGGACACCATTGTGCGTGGCAAGGCAGCAAGTGGTGCCCACGAGAATTATATTTTAGCATGCAGGGATGCGGCGGCTGCCTATCAGGAAGCTTTACGCTGGAAAATAAAAGGCGATGTAGCTTGTGGCAACAATGCTATAAAAATAATGAACGCCTGGGCCAGTGTTTGTAAAAGTATAGATGGAGATTCTAATCAGTGCCTGGCGGCAGGGCTGCAAGGTTACCAATTGGCAAATGCAGCCGAAATTATGCGCAACTACAGTGGCTGGGCACCTGCTGATTTTACTAAGTTTAAAAACTTTTTACTTAATGTTTATTACCCTGTTTCATATGATTTTTTGAATAGGCATAATGGGACATGCGATACACATTACTGGCTAAATTGGGACATGTCAAACATATGTACAATGTTAGCTATTGGTATATTATGTGATGATACTGCCAAAATAAATTATGCAATTAATTATTACGTCCGTAACGGTCCGGGCAATGGTTATATCGGCCGCATCGCAACCCACATATATTCAAACGGGATGGCACAGCCACAAGAAGCAGGGCGCGATCAAGGGCATGCTACAATGGAAGTACCGCTGCTTGGCACGTTCTGCATTATGGCAAGCAATCAGGGTGTAAATTTGATGGACTATAATCCGTGGAATGAAATCAACCCCCGTTTGCTAGCTGTCAGCGAATATATTGCGGCTTATAATATCGATACGACCAAAACTGTTCCATATACCACCTATAACAATTGCAATAATGTTAATCAAACAGTAATAGCTGCGGCTGGCAGAGGCACAATCCGACCAGGTTGGGAATTGATCTACAATTATTATGTGAAACAAAAAGGAAAATCTGCTCCATATTCCACTCAATTTGCAACCTTGGTTAGGCCTGAGGGTGGTGGGGGTGATTATGGCATAAATAGTGGTGGTTACGATCAATTAGGCTTTGGAACACTAACCTTTTCAAGATAA